The Neisseria animaloris genome segment GTGCGGCAAAGCCTTCGCTAAACCAGTCCAAGCCCATACAGGGGGTGAATTCTGCTTCGGTAAGTTTGGCTGCCAGCGTTTCCAGCTCGGGCAGTTTGTTTTTGTTCAGAGGGTAAAAGCTGATTTGTTTGAACCACATGGCATTTCTTTCATTTTAAACCGATGCATTATACAGCAGCCAAAGAGCGTCTGAAAGGTAATATGCCTGCGTTTTATTGACAAGCCGGTTCTATATCAGTATAGTGCCCGACTCGGTTACGCGCCCATCGTCTAGAGGCCTAGGACACTGCCCTTTCACGGCGGCAACCGGGGTTCGAATCCCCGTGGGCGTGCCAGATTTTTTGAAAGCCTTTGCTGATTTTAGCAAGGGCTTTTTGTTTTTCGTTGTCTCGGTTACCTCAATAAAACGGAGGTCGATAGATTTACTGAGAATCTAAAATTTCCATAAATGTAGCAGTTTGTGTAAATTATTAGATCATTTCAAAATTAAGATATTGATTTTTCCATAAACGTTCTTTCCAATTTACTTTAAAGTCCAAAAGTTTTATTTTTGAGAGTGGTAGTTCTTAAAAAAATCACACACAGGGGCTTGAATTTGCTGTTTGTAGCCTTATGTTGGATTGCGTTAACTTGCACCGCGCGGATGCGGCGGTGATTTTATTTGATATGCCTGTTTACAGGTGCTTGTTTTTATTATTTTATCGGAGTTATATATGACCATTCGTCCTCTGCATGACCGCGTAGTCGTAAAACGCTTGGAAGCTGAAGAAAAAACCGCCTCTGGTATCGTATTGCCGGGCGCAGCCGCTGAAAAACCCGATATGGGCGAAGTGATTGCCGTCGGCGCAGGTAAAGTCGGTAAAGACGGCCAACGCCGTCCTCTGGACGTGAAAGTTGGCGACAAGGTGATTTTCGGAAAATACAGCGGCCAAGCTGTGAAAGCCGACGGCGAAGAGCTGTTGGTAATGCGTGAAGAAGACATCTTCGGTATTGTTGAATAATCAAGCATTGAAGGCCGTCTGAAAAGAATATAAAAAGGTTTTCAGACGGCCTCTTAGAGATATTTTGAACATTTTTGGAGAATTTAAGATATGGCAGCAAAAGACGTACAGTTTGGTAATGAAGTCCGCCAAAAAATGGTTAAAGGTGTGAACGTATTGGCGGATGCCGTTAAAGTAACTTTGGGCCCGAAAGGTCGCAATGTGGTATTGGATCGTTCTTTCGGCGGCCCGCATATCACCAAAGACGGCGTAACCGTAGCCAAAGAAATCGAATTGAAAGACAAATTCGAAAACATGGGCGCGCAAATGGTAAAAGAAGTTGCCTCTAAAACCAACGACGTAGCCGGCGACGGTACAACTACGGCCACTGTTTTGGCCCAAGCCATTGTTAGCGAAGGGATGAAATACGTTACCGCCGGTATGAATCCGACCGATCTGAAACGTGGTATCGATAAAGCGGTTGCTGCTTTGGTTGCCGAATTGAAAAATATTTCCAAACCTTGCGACACATCTAAAGAAATCGCCCAAGTCGGTTCGATTTCCGCCAACTCTGACGAGCAGGTTGGTGCTATCATTGCTGAAGCCATGGAAAAAGTAGGCAAAGAAGGCGTGATTACCGTGGAAGACGGCAAATCTTTGGAAAACGAACTCGATGTAGTGGAAGGTATGCAGTTCGACCGTGGTTATCTGTCTCCCTACTTCATCAACGATGCTGAAAAACAAATTGCCGGTTTGGATAACCCGTTTGTATTGTTGTTCGACAAGAAAATCAGCAACATCCGCGATTTGTTGCCGGTATTGGAGCAAGTGGCTAAAGCCAGCCGTCCGTTGTTGATTATCGCTGAAGACGTTGAAGGCGAAGCGTTGGCCACTTTGGTGGTAAACAATATCCGCGGTATCCTGAAAACCGTCGCGGTTAAAGCTCCGGGCTTCGGCGACCGCCGTAAAGCCATGTTGCAAGACATTGCTATCTTAACCGGCGGTAACGTGGTTTCGGAAGAAGTGGGCTTGTCTTTGGAAAAAGCTACTTTGGAAGATTTGGGTCAAGCCAAACGCATTGAGATCGGTAAAGAAAGCACTACTATTATCGACGGTTTCGGTGATGCCGCTCTGATTGAAGCACGTGTAAATGAAATCCGCCAACAGGTGGAAACTTCAAACAGCGAATACGACCGTGAAAAACTGCAAGAGCGCGTGGCCAAACTGGCCGGCGGTGTTGCCGTAATTAAAGTCGGTGCTGCAACCGAAGTAGAAATGAAAGAGAAAAAAGACCGTGTGGAAGATGCGCTGCATGCTACCCGTGCTGCGGTTGAAGAAGGTGTGGTTGCCGGTGGCGGCGTAGCTTTGTTGCGTGCCCGTGCAGCTTTGGAAAGTGTGAAAACTTCTAACACAGATCAAGATGCAGGCGTACAAATCGTATTGCGTGCGATTGAAGCTCCGTTGCGTCAAATTGTTGCCAATGCAGGCGGTGAGCCGAGCGTTGTGGTGAATAAAGTGTTGGAAGGCCAAGGCAACTTCGGTTACAACGCAGGCAGCGGCGAATATGGCGATATGATTGCCATGGGTGTGTTGGATCCTGCCAAAGTAACCCGTTCTGCGCTACAACATGCTGCTTCTATTGCCGGCCTGATGCTGACTACCGATTGCATGATTGCAGAAATTGCAGAAGATAAACCTGCCGCTCCTGATATGGGTGGTATGGGCGGTATGGGCGGCATGATGTAAGCGGCCGTCTAAAAGCCTGAGTGCTTGAAGTGAAAATCCCGTATGGTGTTGAACCGTGCGGGATTTTTTATGGCTGTTCGGTTACTGGGGTATGTTTGGTTTGAGGGTGATGATGTGCTGCTTGTACGTTTGAGATAAAGAGGCCGTCTGAAAGTTTTTTCAGACGGCCTCTTAACTTGTATTGATATGGATATGATTACTTGGCATCTTCTTCGTCGCCGTAATATTTCACACCGATTTTAATCGGCGGACGGCCTTGTGATTTGCGCCAATGGTTGGTGTCGCGCAGCGAATACGCGCAGCCGCAGTATTCTTGTTGGTAGAAATGTTCACGCTTGCTGATTTCAATCATACGTGCACTGCCGCCGCCTTTGCGCCAGTTGAAATCCCAATACACCACATCATCGTAAGGTGCGACGGCGCGGTGGCCGCAGTCATTGATTTGGTTCATGTTTTTCCAGCGCGAGATGCCGAGAGAGCTGGTAAGCACGGGAAAGCCATGTTCGTGGGCATAAAGAGCGGCGCGCTCGAAACGCATGTCGAAACACATGGTGCAGCGGCGGCCGCGTTCGGGATCCATCTCCATACCTTTGGCGCGCTCGAACCAGTTGTCTACATCGTAATCCGCGTCGATAAAAGGAATATTGTGTTTCTCGGCAAACGCGATGTTTTCGTTTTTGCGGATTTCGTATTCTTTTTTCGGATGGATGTTGGGGTTATAGAAAAAGATAGTGAAATCAATGCCGCTGGCCAGCATGGCTTCCATCACTTCGCCGGAACAAGGGGCGCAGCAGGAATGCAGCAGCACTTTTTTCTCACCGCCCGGAG includes the following:
- the groES gene encoding co-chaperone GroES — its product is MTIRPLHDRVVVKRLEAEEKTASGIVLPGAAAEKPDMGEVIAVGAGKVGKDGQRRPLDVKVGDKVIFGKYSGQAVKADGEELLVMREEDIFGIVE
- the groL gene encoding chaperonin GroEL (60 kDa chaperone family; promotes refolding of misfolded polypeptides especially under stressful conditions; forms two stacked rings of heptamers to form a barrel-shaped 14mer; ends can be capped by GroES; misfolded proteins enter the barrel where they are refolded when GroES binds), whose translation is MAAKDVQFGNEVRQKMVKGVNVLADAVKVTLGPKGRNVVLDRSFGGPHITKDGVTVAKEIELKDKFENMGAQMVKEVASKTNDVAGDGTTTATVLAQAIVSEGMKYVTAGMNPTDLKRGIDKAVAALVAELKNISKPCDTSKEIAQVGSISANSDEQVGAIIAEAMEKVGKEGVITVEDGKSLENELDVVEGMQFDRGYLSPYFINDAEKQIAGLDNPFVLLFDKKISNIRDLLPVLEQVAKASRPLLIIAEDVEGEALATLVVNNIRGILKTVAVKAPGFGDRRKAMLQDIAILTGGNVVSEEVGLSLEKATLEDLGQAKRIEIGKESTTIIDGFGDAALIEARVNEIRQQVETSNSEYDREKLQERVAKLAGGVAVIKVGAATEVEMKEKKDRVEDALHATRAAVEEGVVAGGGVALLRARAALESVKTSNTDQDAGVQIVLRAIEAPLRQIVANAGGEPSVVVNKVLEGQGNFGYNAGSGEYGDMIAMGVLDPAKVTRSALQHAASIAGLMLTTDCMIAEIAEDKPAAPDMGGMGGMGGMM
- a CDS encoding epoxyqueuosine reductase QueH, with the translated sequence MNEKPEVTPIDRPVLNPPGGEKKVLLHSCCAPCSGEVMEAMLASGIDFTIFFYNPNIHPKKEYEIRKNENIAFAEKHNIPFIDADYDVDNWFERAKGMEMDPERGRRCTMCFDMRFERAALYAHEHGFPVLTSSLGISRWKNMNQINDCGHRAVAPYDDVVYWDFNWRKGGGSARMIEISKREHFYQQEYCGCAYSLRDTNHWRKSQGRPPIKIGVKYYGDEEDAK